A genome region from Deltaproteobacteria bacterium includes the following:
- the pbpC gene encoding penicillin-binding protein 1C → MTMRELASRARRFGAAGVRLARSRRARRALAVLALLAALPWLLLIGLAAATPFPAPLRRPAAEGAGLRVVDRHARTIRVLRDARGQLSEHVALDEVAPTVPAALIAAEDARFRYHPGLDPVAIVRAAASSAWHGRVVSGASTITQQLARTLFVRPRTLGGKLREMALALRIEASLSKAEILEAYLERVEFGPNLRGIAAASRHYFDKPPSELDLAESATLAAIPRGPTLYDPARGLERVRRRRDRILERMRERGLASEAAIDHALAEPLTLHRGLVEGGAWQFVRELAEGKLEPELVRGEAPVLIRSTIDLDLQARVEELVRRTAARLEAEHATAAAALVVDNASGEVLAYVGSPDFFDAGRLGQNDGVTALRQPGSTLKPFVYAVAMKELGYDAATLLPDIPLELPTGTGTFAPRNYDGIFHGPVRLREALASSLNVPAAFTASRVGPEHVLALLRALGFASLDRDAAHYGVALALGDGEVRLTELAGAYATLARGGMYLPLRFARSAELASGRLVEPTRAAPARVIDADLAAILTDVLSDAAARIGGFGVGSVLELPFPAAVKTGTSKGYRDNWAVGFTRERTVAVWVGNFDGSPMHGSSGVTGAGPLLHAVLLAAMSGKEPAPLVLRDGLVRREVCTLSGELAGPDCPHHAADWFRAGRAPTGVCAMHERVLIEPESGLRAGPACAGASERVFERYPARFAAWAATARRPVAPEAFAARCPGGPVRASGALAVTYPVDGARFVLDPGVERSAQTIVLRAQAPGGARGVTFVVDGRSVGRAELPYRLSWALTPGTHRLHVEDSRGERSELVSFSVR, encoded by the coding sequence ATGACGATGCGCGAGCTCGCCTCGAGGGCTCGCCGGTTCGGCGCGGCCGGCGTGAGGCTCGCGCGCTCGCGCCGCGCGCGCCGCGCGCTCGCCGTGCTCGCGCTCCTCGCGGCGCTGCCATGGCTCCTCCTCATCGGGCTCGCTGCGGCCACCCCCTTTCCCGCGCCGCTCCGGCGACCCGCCGCGGAAGGGGCCGGGCTCCGCGTCGTCGATCGCCACGCGCGGACCATCCGGGTGCTGAGAGACGCGCGAGGGCAGCTCTCGGAGCACGTCGCGCTCGACGAGGTGGCCCCCACCGTCCCGGCGGCGCTCATCGCCGCGGAGGACGCGCGATTTCGGTATCACCCGGGGCTCGACCCGGTGGCGATCGTTCGCGCGGCGGCGTCGAGCGCCTGGCATGGGCGGGTGGTGAGCGGCGCGAGCACCATCACGCAGCAGCTAGCGCGGACGTTATTTGTCAGACCACGCACGCTCGGGGGCAAGCTCCGTGAGATGGCGCTCGCGCTCCGCATCGAGGCCTCGCTCTCGAAGGCGGAGATCCTCGAGGCGTACCTCGAGCGCGTCGAGTTCGGGCCCAACCTCCGCGGGATCGCCGCGGCCAGCCGGCACTACTTCGACAAGCCGCCCTCCGAGCTCGATCTCGCCGAGTCTGCCACGCTCGCCGCCATCCCGCGGGGCCCCACGCTCTACGATCCGGCGCGCGGGCTCGAGCGAGTGCGGCGACGACGCGATCGCATCCTCGAGCGCATGCGTGAGCGCGGGCTCGCCAGCGAGGCGGCCATCGACCACGCGCTCGCCGAGCCGCTCACGCTCCATCGAGGTCTCGTCGAGGGAGGCGCATGGCAGTTCGTCCGCGAGCTCGCCGAGGGGAAGCTCGAACCCGAGCTGGTTCGAGGCGAGGCGCCCGTGCTCATCCGGAGCACCATCGATCTGGACCTCCAAGCGCGCGTGGAGGAGCTGGTTCGTCGCACCGCGGCGCGGCTCGAGGCCGAGCACGCGACCGCGGCGGCGGCGCTGGTCGTCGACAACGCGAGCGGCGAGGTGCTCGCGTACGTCGGCTCGCCGGACTTTTTCGACGCGGGGCGCCTCGGTCAAAACGACGGGGTGACCGCGCTGCGGCAGCCCGGGTCCACGCTCAAGCCTTTCGTGTACGCGGTCGCCATGAAGGAGCTCGGCTACGACGCGGCCACGCTCCTGCCCGACATTCCGCTCGAGCTCCCCACCGGGACGGGGACTTTCGCGCCGCGGAACTACGACGGGATCTTTCACGGACCGGTCCGGCTTCGCGAGGCGCTCGCGAGCTCGCTGAACGTGCCAGCCGCCTTCACCGCGAGCCGGGTGGGCCCCGAGCACGTGCTCGCGCTCTTGCGCGCGCTCGGGTTCGCGTCGCTCGACCGCGACGCCGCGCACTACGGGGTGGCGCTCGCGCTCGGCGACGGCGAGGTGCGGCTCACCGAGCTCGCGGGCGCTTACGCGACCCTCGCGCGCGGTGGGATGTACCTGCCGCTTCGCTTCGCGCGCTCCGCGGAGCTCGCCTCGGGGCGGCTGGTGGAGCCCACGCGCGCAGCGCCCGCGCGGGTCATCGACGCCGACCTCGCGGCCATCCTCACCGACGTGCTGAGCGACGCCGCCGCGCGGATCGGCGGGTTCGGAGTCGGCAGCGTGCTCGAGCTGCCGTTTCCGGCGGCGGTGAAGACCGGGACCTCGAAGGGCTATCGCGACAATTGGGCGGTCGGGTTCACGCGCGAGCGTACGGTCGCCGTGTGGGTCGGCAATTTCGACGGCAGCCCGATGCACGGCTCGAGCGGCGTGACGGGCGCGGGGCCGCTGCTTCACGCCGTCCTGCTCGCCGCCATGAGCGGGAAGGAGCCCGCGCCGCTGGTCCTGCGCGACGGGCTCGTTCGCCGGGAGGTGTGTACCCTGAGCGGTGAGCTCGCCGGGCCGGACTGCCCGCACCACGCAGCGGACTGGTTTCGCGCGGGGCGAGCGCCGACCGGCGTCTGCGCGATGCACGAGCGCGTGCTCATCGAGCCCGAGAGCGGGCTTCGCGCCGGCCCGGCCTGCGCCGGTGCGAGCGAGCGGGTCTTCGAGCGCTATCCCGCGCGCTTCGCCGCGTGGGCGGCCACCGCGCGGAGACCGGTGGCGCCCGAGGCGTTCGCGGCGCGGTGTCCCGGCGGCCCGGTGCGCGCGTCGGGGGCGCTCGCGGTGACCTACCCCGTCGACGGCGCGCGCTTCGTCCTCGACCCCGGCGTCGAACGCTCCGCGCAGACCATCGTCCTCCGGGCGCAGGCGCCGGGCGGAGCCCGCGGCGTCACGTTCGTCGTCGACGGGCGCTCGGTGGGGCGCGCCGAGCTGCCCTACCGGCTGTCGTGGGCGCTCACGCCCGGAACCCACCGGCTCCACGTGGAAGACTCGCGCGGGGAGCGGAGCGAGCTCGTGTCGTTCTCGGTGCGCTGA